The genomic window AGAGCACAATATATGCGTTCTCTTTGCAAGGGCTGTTTTCCAAGGCATCGAGCAGTTTTCCGACCTGATGGTCCACAAAACTCACACAGGCCAGATAGGACTGGACAAGTGGCTTCCATTGGTCATTCTTCTCGGTCCACTTCATGTTTGGACCCGAGTGTCTGAGTCGAGTGATATTAATTCCGTATTCAGAAATGTCTTCCAAATCGCGTTCTGCCACCTTAGGTAACTGCAGTGTTTCCATCGGATAGAGATCAAACCACTTTTGCGGAGCAAACTGCGGTACGTGGGGAGTGTAAAAGCCTGTCGCCAGAAATAAAGGTTTATCATGACTCTTTGCCAACTGCTCTGCTCCCCAGGCGGCAATTTTATAATCCGGCATTAGGTCATCCTGCTCCGGAAACACACCCCAATCCCACACTTTCATCCCGGGAAACGGGCTAATTTTCTTTTGAGGATAAGGTCCGAAACCGCCAAAGGATCCCGCCCAATTCGGCTGGTGTTTTTCGTTCTGGTCGTTGCCATGAAAGAGTTTCCCCGCTCCGGTAACATAATATCCTTCGTCCTGAAACCGAACCGGCAGCAAGGTATTTTCCATTGCTACAGGAGATCCCTCAATACCGGGTTTCAGAAAGTAGATCCCCGATGTACTCGGATAGAGCGAAGTCATCATACTGGCCCGCGACGGATTGCAGACCGGTGACTGGCAGTGCGCATTATTGAAAAGTACCCCGCGCGCGGCGAGACGGTCCATATTCGGCGTCTTCGCCTGCGGGTGTCCGCCCATACAGCCGATCCAGTCGTTCAAATCATCAATCGCAATCAGCAGCACATTCGGCTTTTCCTGCGCTTTGGTGTTTATACAACAGCATGCAAGAAGTGCGCTTGCAACAATTGAAATATTCTTCATACCCCTCATCTCTCTTATAATTTTTGCCACAGATTTTACTCAAGATATGCTTTGGGCTTGTTTTTACCTTTCCACATTTTTGATTTGTCGAGGATTTTGCCATTTACTTCCGGGATGTGAGATTCTTTTGCAAGACCCATAAGCCGCGCAACGATCTCAGGATGCTGTTCTGCAATGTTGTTTGATTCGGACACATCGCTTGCGAGATTATACAGCTCCTTTTTTTGATATTCTGAATCGGTTATCAGCTTCCAATCCCCCTGACGCACCGCTACCTGCCCCTTGTATTCCCAGTACAGATAATCATGTTTCTTCTGTTGGTCATCCTGCCCCAACAGGGTTGGCAGAAAAGATATACCATCGATGTCTTCAGGAATTTGCGCCCCGGCCAACGTCGCGAGGGTGGGAAAAGCATCGGGGAAGTATCCGAGGTGGTCCGAGGTCGAATTCGCTTTTATTTTCCCGGGCCAGCGCACCAGATAAGCAACCCGCAATCCCCCTTCATAGACGTGCCCTTTTCCTAAGCGAAACACAACGCCCGTTTTAGGATCTTTGTTGGGGCCAAAAAAGCCATGCGGATACTTTTTGCTGGTGAACGGTTTACAACTCCCCCCATTATCGCCCGTCAAGATAACGATGGTATTATCATCCACTCCGGCTTCTTTCAGGATGGCTAGAATTTCACCAAGCTGTCGGTCCATCATAGATACAAATGCTGCGTAACGATGAGCTTCATCCGGCGGAGCAACCTTCGGATTTCTGTGATGAGGCGGAGCATCCCAGTCTTTATCTTTGTATTTCAAATAATCCGGATCATTCTCAGGAATTCCGTAATAAGCATGAGGTGGTGTATAGGGGAGATAAGCAAAGAAAGGTCGTTTACCCGCGTGTTCACGAATAAACTTCTTGGCCTCATCGTGAATTAGATACTGAGAAAAAGTTTCCCCTTTGAATGCATGATTTGTGTTTCCCTTCAGCGGAACAAGTTCACTGTTCTTTATCAGACAGTCCGGATAGTAGGAATGTGCATGGCCCTGATTGTAGTAACCGTAGAAAATGTCAAAGCCGTGCTTTTCAGGGACTCCTTCGGTACCACGATCGCCAATCCCCCATTTGCCGAAACCGCCCACGGCATAACCGGCATCTTTGATCACTTTTGCCAGTGTCACATCTTCAGCGCGAATCGGAGTCGAACCGCTATTCATCCGCACACTGGTATGACCGGAATGCTTCCCGAGCATAAGGGTTGCGCGTGTGGGCGCACATACGACGGATCCTGCCAGCATCTGCGTAAAACGCATGCCCTCTTTTCTGAATTGATCCATATTTGGTGTTTCCAGAAGCGGATGACCCAGATTTGACATCTCGTAATAGCCCCATTCATCCAGCATCATATACACAATGTTAGGCTGTTCAGCAGCCTGGATGCTAACCGCCGCTACAAGACCACTGACTATCAAACTAATTTTCTTCATCATAGTACCTCCTGAATCTCTGAATACTAAATTACTGTGCACGCTTAAGTCCCTCCCAGCGCACCTTCCATTGCCCGTTACCCGGGAAACCGGGCGCATGGCGTTCGGGAGCCCCGTCCCAACCGGCCGCCATCATGGCTACCGCGTAGAGTACGCCGCCGTTGCCCGGTAAATACCAGTCGCCATTGATGCCCCGCTCAGAATAGTGGTTTCGAGGATTATCCTTAAGCAACAGTTCAACTGCCAGTTCAGGCTGTTCTGTTCTGGCCGCAGCCATAGCCGCCCAGGGGAAGTCCCACCCCCAACACCGGGTCCACACCCAGCTGTCGTTAATGTGCCGGACCGTATTAGCCGCAATCTGCGGACTCACTCCGTCGACAAACGGAACAAAACTAAACCCGCCGATTTGATCCGGGTGTCCATAGTCGGTTCTATTTTTCGGGTTCGTCCACACCCACTCCTCACACCATGCGAAGACCTGCTCCCCCGTCTTAGGATTTTTTTCAAGCGTCAGCGGGACTAAATTATCACTCACTTCCTGCCAGCTCTTTTCGGGCTTCATGCCCAATCGCTTTCTCCACTCCTGAGCTTTGTTCAGACCCCAGCGCCAATACGCCGATTCAAAAGCCGGGTTATGACAAATTCCGTTTTCATTTGCCGTGACGACAAATTCCAGCTTATACCGCCCTTCTTCATCTTTCACTGGAAACGAGGCCATATATTCAGCGGTGGCAAAAACCACCTCGTTCCATTTCTCCAGCGTTTTTATATCGGGATTGATCCGGTATTCCTGTTCTGCAAAAAATATCGGGTGGGGCTGCTGCCAGCTCAGGCTCAAATTACCGTCCCAAGGCTTCATTCTTCCGTCAGGGCTGTTTTGTTTGCCCCACTTAGCCCCCTTGTAGTCGAGCTGGGCCGCCCGTTTACGGGCAATCGGAAGAAATCGCTGATACATAGTCAATGCCTCCTCTGCCAGGTGCCAACGATCCCAAACCCCGTAATGAGCCATATGCCACCAGGCCATTTCCATATGGAACTGACCGGCCCAACCCCCGAATGCCATGAGTCCGTATTCAGCCGTGGGTAGCGAACCGGCGTTATTGCTTCGCATCAGGTATTGAGAGAGAACCAGGCGGCGCTCTAACTCTTTCCAACGCGGATCTTTACTCTGGGAAAGGTCAATAGCCCCTCCACTCATCCAAAACGTTTCCCAAAAACCAGCAGTCTGCTTTTTGATACCGTCAAAGTCGGTATACGATGCGGAGCCCGGTTGGGTCTGACCGAACAGACAAACAAACGAAAGAACATCTCCATCGCCAGGGATCAGTCGGGCCTTACGTTCATCGGGGTACGCGTTGAAGCTTGCGGTTCCTTCACATACGCGCCACCCCCCTTTGTAGATGTCATTGTCCATCTGCCGCTCAAAAGAGAGTTCTTCACCAGCGACCGTCATCGTGGTTTTGTGAACCTTGCAAGGACCTCCCTCGGCTTTATATCTTCTTTTGCCCTCCGCAATGGGGAAGTCCAGTTCAACACCGATTTTGCCTTCCCGCAACAGTTCCGACTGCACTCGGACCGCAACCCCGTCCTGATCAGACAATCCCAGGGTTTCCACCTTTACCTCGACGCCTTCATATAGAAACGAGGCAACCTGTATCCCTTGCCACACGTCGAGTTTTCGCTTCGGATTTTTTATAGATTCCGCAGCAAGAACCTTGCCCGCCGCGTCGATAAACCGGAGCCTGCCAAGATGGACGGGCCATGGATTATCAGACATCCATCTCCAAACCAGCCCTTTTTCTTTAGGAGTAGCCATGTGCCCCGTGATCCGTCCACGATCAAAGGTACCCGTTTCCGGAATATCTTTTTCTGTAACGCCAGGAGGAAGAGGCGCCGTGTGTTTGCCCCAATGGGAAAATGAATTTCCATCCAATGTCTGCAGTCCGGTAGCATCCACGCCGAAACAAAACTCACCATTGCCCAAAGGCAGCGGCATATCAACGGGCGGATCAATAATATGATGCCGTGATACGAGCGCTTTACGGTCAATAGCCTCCTCTGAGTGTGTCATCTGCGCACTCAGGGCGATTATAGCTAAATAAATGGATGCTCGAAATAACTTCATCTTAATCTCCTTATGTTTTTATCAAAACGTTACCGGCCCGCCCGCCCGAGGAACAGCTGCATCGCTTCCGGCGTCACGGGAACATCCGGCAGGAAGAGCGGCGAGGCGGCGAAGGCAGAAAATGCGCCTGCCAAAAAAACCAAACCTAAAAAAACTCGCCGCCTTCCAGCCGTCGCCCAAGGGCTATGGCGGACACGAAAGGCGGAACAACGTACCTTATTCATTTCTTACTCCAGTTTTTTTGCTCGATTTTCAGGCGTTCAATTTCAGCGAGCAGCTCGGCGCGCATCTTTTTGATTGTCGGCTGATATTCCGGGTTGTCCGCCAGATTAACCTTTTCAAAGGGATCTTTTTTCAGATTGACCAGCTGGACCGGGTCGAAATAGTTCGGGTAATATCTCTCGACATAATACCGCATGCCGTGCCAACCCACACGTCGCTCTTTTTTGGTCTTTTTATAAATCTCGGTTTTTCCGCTCGCAATCGCATTGCGGACCTTATCCGGCGCGAAGTATTCGATATATTTATAGTCGCCTTCGATCAAAGCGCGCGCGTAATTGATTTCCAGCAGCACCGAGTCGCGTCCTTTGAACTCCTTTTCGCCGAGCAATAACGGCGCAAAACTTTGGCCATCGATCTTCGCTTGGGCGGGGATTTTTGCACCGACGATTTCGGCCAGCGTCGGCAGCACATCGATGTTCGCGCAGAGCGCATCGCTGCGCCACTGCTTCTTGAATTTTGCGGGCCAGCGGATCACGAACGGCACGTGCGTCGCGCCGTGTGGATTGTTCTTGGCCAGCTTTTGGTGGTCGCTCAAATAAATAAAAATCGTGTTTTCGTAATTTCCGGTCTCGCGCAGTTTGGTCTCAATCGCACCGAGCGCGTGGTCCACCATCGTCAAGCTATCAGTCGCGTTCGGATTCCCGCCCGCGTCGCGGATCTGTTGGCGCGCGACTTCGATATCCGGCAAAACGCCCGGAATTTGTTCGAGCATCCCCAACGGGGTTTTGCGCCGCGCCTCTTCGCTGAATCGGTGAACTCCCGCCCCGGACACGCCATGCGGATAGTTCACTGAAAAATAGAGGAAGAACGGCTCGTCCTTGCCTGTTTCAAGAAACTCGAGCGCCCCCTCCGTACACCAATCCAGGTTGAATGCTTTTAGCGGTCTGGGGAAGTAACCGGACTCGGCGTTGTCGAAATAAATCCGATCCGCATAATCGCATTGATACAACTCTTTGATCTCTTTAACAAAGTTCAAGTACCCCGCCGTCAGCTCCGCCGACGCCTCCGGGCTCAGCGGGTTTTCTTTGGTGTATTTCTTATACAGGGCACTCATCGCATAATAGCTGTCCTCGCAGTGCAGTTTCCCGACAATCCCCGTGCGGTATCCGGCGGACTTGAACATTCCGGGCAGCGTATACTGCCCCAGCTTCACGTGCGGCGACCAGTCGAGCATATGCACCGTCTGACCGGGTAAAAAATCGTTTTTCAGGTTGTACGCGGTCGAAGCATATTTGCCGGTGAGCAGCGAGAAACGCGAGGGCGAGCAGACGGGCGAGGTGATGAAAAACTGGTCAAAAATCAGCGACTGCTCCACCAGCTTATCCGTGTGCGGCGTGACAATCACCGGGAATTCCGGCTCGCCGCCCGCCAGCCGTTCACATGACGAAAACTCCATCAGATCATAACCAGCACCCATCCCCGAAAAGTCCAGGTCGTCCATAAAAAAGACAACCACATTCGGCTTTTGAGCGGCGGATACTGAAAGTGCCAAACTAAATAGTCCGGCGATTAATAATAGGGTTCTCTTTTTCATCTCATTGTTTTCCATCGATTCTGTTTCTCAAAACAGACGTTATTTTTAATACCTTCGGCGTTCTGCGGTTCAACGCTTCTTTTGCGTTTCCTGCGAGGGGCGGATCTGATGCTTTACGGGCTCGCCTTTTTTGGTCAGCGGACCCGGCATCTGCTTATCCCATTCGGCATAGAGGGCGCGCAATTCCTTCGCGATCTCGGGGTTCTGCTCGATCAGATTTTTTGTTTCGCCAATATCCGCGTCCAGATTAAACAATTGTGGCTCGTTCGGATACACGTACTCTTCGGCAGCTTCCGCCACATCGCCGTTGGGCAGCACATCGAAATCCTTGTGCTTCCAGCCCACGTTATTCGTCAGCTTCCATTTTCCTTTACGGATCACCCACGAGTCGCGGCTCATCGCCCAGGCCAGCCATTCGTGCTGGGTATCGCGCTCGCCTTTAACCAGCGGGATGAGGCTTTTTCCGTCGAGGTTGGCGGGGATCTCCTGCCCCGCCAGATCAACAAACGTCGGGAACAGGTCCATTGAGGAAACAATCGCTTTGTCGTTCACTTGGTTCTGCGGAATCGTGCCCGGCATGCTGACCAACATCGGAATACGGATCCCGCCTTCGCCGAACATATATTTGAAGCCGCTCAACGGGGTATTGTTGGCATAGGTATTGATGGTGCCGCCGTTATCTGAAATGAGCACCACCACGGTATTTTCCCGCTGCCCGCTCTCCTCCAGCGCATCGAGGATGCGGGTGACACTGTGATCCAGCGCAAGCAGGTTGGCCAGATAGCAACGACGCCCTTCCGGATCAATCTCGCCCATATGCCCCCATTTAACGAGAAACTTAGCGGACGACCCATGGTTCGGCTCCCAGTACGGGTAGCCCCACTCCTCGGCATCGCGATCCCAAGGCACGTAGCGCGCACCTGTTTTTTTGGCCCAGCTCTCCTCGACGATAAAGGTCGGATAGTGAACCGCATTATGGGCCACATGCAGGTAGAACGGCTTATCGCCCTTGTCGCGTTTGATGAATTCAACCGCCTTATCCGTCAGCACCTCGGTGATAAAGCCATCCTCAAACGAAACCTCTTCGATCTGATCGTAACTCGCGCCGAGTCCATTGACGGATACCAGCGGCCCCACGACATTCGAACCCATATGAGTCAGCGGCTTGCCCTCGAGGCGCTTGCGGGACATGACGGCATCCCGGTCCTTTTCACTCAGACGGATGTAGTCCCAGGTGTGCTTTAAGTAGCCCAAGTATTCCTCGAATCCATGTAAGGTCGGAAGATGCTTGGGCCCGCCGTTCATGTGGGTTTTCCCGTATTTGGCCGTCGTATACCCCGCTTTGAGGAGCGCTTCCGGAATGGTCTGCTCATTCAGAGGCAACCCGCCGTTTCCGTACCAGTAGTTCCCCCAGCGCTGCTGATAGCGGCCCGTAATGATCCCCGCGCGCGAGGAGCTGCAGATCGGGCATGTTGAGTATGCATTCGCGAAATAGGTTCCCGACGAGGCCAGCCGGTCAAATCCCGGGGTTTTAAACTTTTTCACATCGGCCGGTGCCTGCGGCAAAAAGGACATATCGGCATAACCCAAGTCATCCGCAATGATCACAATAAAGTTCGGCTTCTTCTCCGCCGCCGTCATCGCATGAGCCGAACCCATGGCCGCCAGCAACACGGCGATCAATAAAAACGCGCTCTTTTTCATCTCATTCCTGCCCATCGATCTTTTGAAATTCTCTCAAAATAGCCGCTTATTAAATACGGATTCTGAGCCGTTGTAAACCTACCAAAATTAGTAGGTGCAAAGGAGACGCTAGCCTGCATTTGCCGCTTCGCT from Pontiella desulfatans includes these protein-coding regions:
- a CDS encoding sulfatase — its product is MKNISIVASALLACCCINTKAQEKPNVLLIAIDDLNDWIGCMGGHPQAKTPNMDRLAARGVLFNNAHCQSPVCNPSRASMMTSLYPSTSGIYFLKPGIEGSPVAMENTLLPVRFQDEGYYVTGAGKLFHGNDQNEKHQPNWAGSFGGFGPYPQKKISPFPGMKVWDWGVFPEQDDLMPDYKIAAWGAEQLAKSHDKPLFLATGFYTPHVPQFAPQKWFDLYPMETLQLPKVAERDLEDISEYGINITRLRHSGPNMKWTEKNDQWKPLVQSYLACVSFVDHQVGKLLDALENSPCKENAYIVLYTDHGFHLGEKERFAKRSLWEDGTRTPMIIAGPGIAEGAVCSKPAQLLDIYPTLLELTGLKADSKLEGNSLVPLLKNPQADWPHMARTSFGPGNYSIVSENYRYIHYNDGSEEFYDHKKDTHEWNNLANNPEYAERIKRHRAQVPQQRHEILGENSTGHSSFFATEAVSRGEPIPADPKRSKKKKSNSMARKPK
- a CDS encoding arylsulfatase yields the protein MMKKISLIVSGLVAAVSIQAAEQPNIVYMMLDEWGYYEMSNLGHPLLETPNMDQFRKEGMRFTQMLAGSVVCAPTRATLMLGKHSGHTSVRMNSGSTPIRAEDVTLAKVIKDAGYAVGGFGKWGIGDRGTEGVPEKHGFDIFYGYYNQGHAHSYYPDCLIKNSELVPLKGNTNHAFKGETFSQYLIHDEAKKFIREHAGKRPFFAYLPYTPPHAYYGIPENDPDYLKYKDKDWDAPPHHRNPKVAPPDEAHRYAAFVSMMDRQLGEILAILKEAGVDDNTIVILTGDNGGSCKPFTSKKYPHGFFGPNKDPKTGVVFRLGKGHVYEGGLRVAYLVRWPGKIKANSTSDHLGYFPDAFPTLATLAGAQIPEDIDGISFLPTLLGQDDQQKKHDYLYWEYKGQVAVRQGDWKLITDSEYQKKELYNLASDVSESNNIAEQHPEIVARLMGLAKESHIPEVNGKILDKSKMWKGKNKPKAYLE
- a CDS encoding sulfatase family protein, with product MKKRTLLLIAGLFSLALSVSAAQKPNVVVFFMDDLDFSGMGAGYDLMEFSSCERLAGGEPEFPVIVTPHTDKLVEQSLIFDQFFITSPVCSPSRFSLLTGKYASTAYNLKNDFLPGQTVHMLDWSPHVKLGQYTLPGMFKSAGYRTGIVGKLHCEDSYYAMSALYKKYTKENPLSPEASAELTAGYLNFVKEIKELYQCDYADRIYFDNAESGYFPRPLKAFNLDWCTEGALEFLETGKDEPFFLYFSVNYPHGVSGAGVHRFSEEARRKTPLGMLEQIPGVLPDIEVARQQIRDAGGNPNATDSLTMVDHALGAIETKLRETGNYENTIFIYLSDHQKLAKNNPHGATHVPFVIRWPAKFKKQWRSDALCANIDVLPTLAEIVGAKIPAQAKIDGQSFAPLLLGEKEFKGRDSVLLEINYARALIEGDYKYIEYFAPDKVRNAIASGKTEIYKKTKKERRVGWHGMRYYVERYYPNYFDPVQLVNLKKDPFEKVNLADNPEYQPTIKKMRAELLAEIERLKIEQKNWSKK
- a CDS encoding sulfatase family protein, with product MKKSAFLLIAVLLAAMGSAHAMTAAEKKPNFIVIIADDLGYADMSFLPQAPADVKKFKTPGFDRLASSGTYFANAYSTCPICSSSRAGIITGRYQQRWGNYWYGNGGLPLNEQTIPEALLKAGYTTAKYGKTHMNGGPKHLPTLHGFEEYLGYLKHTWDYIRLSEKDRDAVMSRKRLEGKPLTHMGSNVVGPLVSVNGLGASYDQIEEVSFEDGFITEVLTDKAVEFIKRDKGDKPFYLHVAHNAVHYPTFIVEESWAKKTGARYVPWDRDAEEWGYPYWEPNHGSSAKFLVKWGHMGEIDPEGRRCYLANLLALDHSVTRILDALEESGQRENTVVVLISDNGGTINTYANNTPLSGFKYMFGEGGIRIPMLVSMPGTIPQNQVNDKAIVSSMDLFPTFVDLAGQEIPANLDGKSLIPLVKGERDTQHEWLAWAMSRDSWVIRKGKWKLTNNVGWKHKDFDVLPNGDVAEAAEEYVYPNEPQLFNLDADIGETKNLIEQNPEIAKELRALYAEWDKQMPGPLTKKGEPVKHQIRPSQETQKKR